A single genomic interval of Bradyrhizobium sp. sBnM-33 harbors:
- a CDS encoding N-acetylmuramoyl-L-alanine amidase: MNFRLVVAALFALSLPACASAQSPDLAAIARSSGTPDIPGLKMVWLAPWGDLAKAHPWRNIIVHQTEGPAGSARGGALAQSKNPTRRGVMVWVETDGTVYWAVGEHLVPTHGDGANRNDNKYIDNGPTYRQVVGSNSVGVEFAGNFPDVTRGPTDAQIAAWRILVKVLRARYGIPLDRVYAHNWIDFKDARYCEGCALAKMAREWGE; this comes from the coding sequence ATGAATTTTCGCCTCGTCGTGGCGGCACTGTTCGCTCTCTCACTTCCTGCTTGCGCCTCCGCGCAATCGCCCGACCTCGCAGCGATCGCGCGTTCGTCGGGCACGCCAGATATTCCCGGCTTGAAGATGGTCTGGCTGGCGCCATGGGGCGATCTCGCAAAGGCTCATCCCTGGCGCAACATCATCGTGCATCAGACGGAGGGTCCGGCTGGCTCCGCGCGCGGCGGCGCGCTGGCGCAATCGAAGAACCCGACGCGGCGCGGCGTCATGGTTTGGGTCGAGACCGACGGCACGGTGTACTGGGCGGTCGGCGAACATCTCGTTCCGACGCATGGCGACGGCGCCAACCGCAACGACAACAAGTACATCGACAACGGCCCGACCTATCGCCAAGTGGTCGGCAGCAATTCGGTCGGCGTCGAATTCGCCGGCAATTTTCCGGACGTGACGCGGGGCCCGACGGATGCGCAGATCGCGGCGTGGCGTATTCTGGTAAAGGTGCTGCGCGCGCGTTACGGCATTCCGCTCGATCGCGTCTATGCGCACAACTGGATCGACTTCAAGGACGCCCGCTATTGCGAAGGCTGTGCGCTGGCAAAGATGGCGCGGGAGTGGGGGGAGTAG
- a CDS encoding RluA family pseudouridine synthase, translating into MQDSWLEQGSSNSGQRLEVTVGGDEGSPRLDRVLAVLRPELSRSRLKALILAGSVTAKGTPIRDPAYHVARGDTITIDVPEAAPPEPLGEDIALDIVYEDNDIIVIDKPKGLVVHPAAGHESGTLVNALIAHCGASLSGIGGVRRPGIVHRLDKDTTGLMVVAKNDHAHQSLTAQFADHGRTGPMQRGYMAFIWGVPNRQRGTVAAPIDRHPYAREKMAVRQSGREAVTHWELQAAYQGRDGKPVASLLACQLETGRTHQIRVHLAHIGHPLMGDAVYGPHFKTKARHLGPEGQAALAALGRQALHAYLLALEHPRTGELLHWEAPLPEDLILLQRALEAAL; encoded by the coding sequence ATGCAGGACTCTTGGTTGGAACAGGGATCATCAAATAGCGGTCAAAGGCTGGAGGTTACCGTCGGCGGCGACGAGGGATCGCCCCGCCTCGACCGCGTGCTCGCGGTGCTCCGCCCGGAACTGTCGCGCTCGCGGCTGAAAGCGCTGATCCTGGCCGGTTCCGTCACTGCCAAAGGCACCCCCATCCGCGACCCCGCTTATCATGTCGCGCGAGGGGATACGATCACAATCGATGTCCCCGAAGCCGCTCCGCCGGAGCCTTTGGGCGAAGATATCGCGCTCGATATTGTCTATGAGGATAACGACATCATCGTTATCGACAAACCGAAGGGTCTTGTCGTGCATCCCGCCGCCGGCCACGAAAGCGGCACGCTGGTAAATGCCCTGATCGCCCATTGCGGTGCCAGCCTGTCCGGCATTGGCGGTGTCCGGCGGCCGGGCATCGTGCACCGGCTCGACAAGGACACGACGGGCCTGATGGTGGTCGCCAAGAACGACCACGCCCATCAATCACTGACCGCGCAATTCGCCGATCACGGCCGCACGGGTCCGATGCAGCGCGGCTACATGGCCTTCATCTGGGGCGTACCCAACCGCCAGCGCGGCACGGTCGCCGCACCGATCGACCGGCATCCGTACGCCCGCGAGAAGATGGCGGTGCGCCAAAGCGGCCGCGAGGCCGTCACCCATTGGGAATTGCAGGCGGCCTATCAGGGGCGCGACGGCAAACCGGTCGCTTCCCTGCTCGCTTGCCAGCTCGAGACCGGGCGGACCCATCAGATCCGGGTGCACCTTGCCCATATCGGCCACCCCCTGATGGGTGACGCCGTCTACGGCCCGCACTTCAAGACCAAGGCGCGCCACCTCGGCCCCGAAGGCCAGGCGGCGCTAGCCGCCCTCGGCCGGCAGGCCCTGCACGCTTATCTGCTTGCCCTGGAACACCCCAGAACGGGAGAACTTTTGCATTGGGAGGCGCCCCTGCCGGAGGATCTCATCCTTCTGCAACGCGCCCTGGAAGCGGCCCTATGA
- the rpoH gene encoding RNA polymerase sigma factor RpoH, with the protein MARTATLPVLNGESGLSRYLAEIRKFPMLEPQQEYMLAKRWREHDDRDAAHHLVTSHLRLVAKIAMGYRGYGLPISEVVSEGNVGLMQAVKRFEPEKGFRLATYAMWWIKASIQEYILRSWSLVKMGTTANQKKLFFNLRKAKSKISALDEGDLHPDQVKLIAKRLGVTDQDVIDMNRRLGGDASLNAPIRDDGEAGEWQDWLVDTSPNQEAVMAEHEEFDHRRQALNGAIGVLNPRERRIFEARRLAEEPMTLEDLAAEFGVSRERVRQIEVRAFEKVQSAVKGTIARQEAELEAAH; encoded by the coding sequence ATGGCCCGTACAGCTACGTTGCCGGTTCTCAATGGAGAATCCGGTCTCTCTAGATACCTCGCCGAGATCCGCAAATTTCCGATGCTGGAACCCCAGCAGGAATACATGCTCGCCAAACGCTGGCGCGAGCATGACGATCGCGACGCGGCACATCACCTTGTCACCAGCCATCTCCGGCTCGTGGCCAAGATCGCCATGGGCTATCGCGGCTACGGCTTGCCGATCTCCGAAGTGGTTTCGGAAGGCAATGTCGGCCTGATGCAGGCGGTCAAGCGGTTCGAGCCCGAGAAGGGCTTTCGTCTCGCTACCTACGCCATGTGGTGGATCAAGGCCTCTATTCAAGAGTACATTCTGCGTTCGTGGTCGCTCGTGAAAATGGGAACCACCGCGAACCAGAAGAAGCTGTTCTTCAACCTGCGCAAGGCGAAGAGCAAGATCTCCGCGCTGGACGAGGGTGATCTCCACCCCGATCAGGTAAAGCTGATTGCCAAGCGTCTCGGCGTGACGGATCAGGACGTGATCGACATGAACCGCCGTCTCGGCGGCGACGCGTCGCTCAATGCGCCGATCCGCGACGACGGCGAAGCCGGCGAATGGCAGGACTGGCTGGTCGATACCTCGCCCAACCAGGAAGCCGTGATGGCCGAGCACGAGGAGTTCGATCATCGCCGTCAGGCGTTGAACGGCGCTATCGGCGTGCTTAATCCGCGCGAACGCCGCATCTTCGAGGCGCGGCGCCTGGCGGAAGAGCCGATGACACTGGAAGACCTCGCCGCCGAATTCGGCGTCTCGCGCGAACGCGTGCGGCAGATCGAGGTCCGCGCTTTCGAAAAGGTGCAGTCGGCCGTCAAGGGTACGATTGCCCGTCAGGAAGCCGAACTCGAAGCCGCGCACTAA